A DNA window from Nocardioides palaemonis contains the following coding sequences:
- a CDS encoding succinate dehydrogenase cytochrome b subunit gives MAIQTSGPRTPGPTLVKGARATRTTIALKLGMAVSGVVFIGFVLAHMYGNLKAFAGHDAFNTYAEHLREIGEPMLPHGGLLWILRVGLIASLVVHVFCAVALWRRAAAARSTKYVVKKNPGASRSSLMMRWGGVTILVFLVWHLLNFTIGKINVQGGATNDPYNLLVDTFDVWWLTLIYLVAMVALGLHLHHGVWSAAQTLGWTGNAAKRQRAKATGLVVALVISIGFSLVPLGVLTGIITK, from the coding sequence GTGGCAATTCAGACCAGCGGCCCCCGCACGCCGGGCCCGACCCTCGTGAAGGGTGCGCGGGCGACCCGCACCACCATCGCCCTGAAGCTCGGGATGGCGGTGAGCGGAGTCGTGTTCATCGGCTTCGTGCTCGCGCACATGTACGGCAACCTCAAGGCGTTCGCCGGGCACGACGCGTTCAACACCTACGCCGAGCACCTGCGCGAGATCGGCGAGCCGATGCTCCCCCACGGCGGCCTGCTGTGGATCCTGCGCGTCGGGCTGATCGCGTCGTTGGTCGTGCACGTCTTCTGCGCCGTCGCGCTGTGGCGTCGTGCCGCCGCGGCCCGGTCGACGAAGTACGTCGTGAAGAAGAACCCGGGCGCCAGCCGCTCGAGCCTGATGATGCGCTGGGGTGGCGTGACCATCCTGGTCTTCCTCGTCTGGCACCTGCTCAACTTCACGATCGGCAAGATCAACGTGCAGGGCGGCGCCACGAACGACCCGTACAACCTGCTCGTCGACACCTTCGACGTGTGGTGGCTGACGCTGATCTACCTCGTCGCGATGGTCGCGCTCGGCCTGCACCTGCACCACGGGGTCTGGAGCGCCGCGCAGACGCTCGGCTGGACCGGCAACGCCGCCAAGCGCCAGCGCGCCAAGGCCACCGGCCTCGTCGTCGCGCTGGTCATCTCGATCGGCTTCTCCCTCGTCCCGCTCGGTGTCCTCACGGGCATCATCACCAAGTAA
- a CDS encoding fumarate reductase/succinate dehydrogenase flavoprotein subunit, producing MKVTTGPSSESFDDAAGYYTPGEPLVDTKAPTGPISERWSTRQFEARLVNPANRRKLDVIIVGTGLAGASAAATMGEAGYNVKSFCYQDSPRRAHSIAAQGGINAAKNYKEDGDSVHRLFYDTVKGGDYRSRESNVYRLAEVSASIIDQCVAQGVPFAREYGGLLDNRSFGGVQVSRTFYARGQTGQQLLIGAYQALERQIAAGTVSMYSRHEMLELIVADGKARGIIARDMVTGEIETHLADVVVLASGGYGNVFYLSTNAMGSNVTAAWRAHRKGAYMANPCYTQIHPTCIPVSGSHQSKLTLMSESLRNDGRIWVPKNQADCEKDPREIPEEDRDYYLERIYPSFGNLVPRDIASRAAKNVCDEGRGVGPEVEGVRRGVYLDFAEATERLGKDAVAAKYGNLFDMYARITGEDPYSVPMRIYPAVHYVMGGLWVDYDLQSTIPGLFVTGEANFSDHGANRLGASALMQGLADGYFVLPHTIRDYLADGPFEPIAEDHPAVVEARESVRSRIDHFLSVNGTRSVDSYHRELGNIMWEYCGMERSEDGLKKAIDLIRTLKDDFYRNVKVLGAAETMNQSLEKAGRVADFIELGELMCIDALNRRESCGGHFRAESQTEDGEALRHDDQYAYVAAWEWAGADAAPILHKEDLVYTAIEMKQRSYK from the coding sequence ATGAAGGTCACCACCGGACCGTCCAGCGAGTCCTTCGACGACGCCGCCGGCTACTACACCCCGGGCGAGCCGCTGGTCGACACCAAGGCGCCCACCGGCCCGATCTCCGAGCGCTGGTCGACGCGGCAGTTCGAGGCCCGCCTCGTCAACCCGGCCAACCGCCGCAAGCTCGACGTGATCATCGTCGGCACCGGCCTGGCCGGCGCCTCCGCCGCCGCCACCATGGGCGAGGCCGGCTACAACGTGAAGTCCTTCTGCTACCAGGACTCCCCGCGCCGGGCGCACTCGATCGCCGCGCAGGGCGGCATCAACGCGGCCAAGAACTACAAGGAGGACGGCGACTCCGTCCACCGCCTCTTCTACGACACCGTCAAGGGCGGCGACTACCGCTCGCGCGAGTCGAACGTCTACCGCCTCGCCGAGGTCAGCGCCAGCATCATCGACCAGTGCGTGGCCCAGGGCGTCCCGTTCGCGCGTGAGTACGGCGGCCTGCTCGACAACCGCTCCTTCGGCGGCGTGCAGGTCTCCCGCACCTTCTACGCCCGCGGCCAGACCGGCCAGCAGCTGCTGATCGGCGCGTACCAGGCCCTCGAGCGCCAGATCGCCGCCGGCACCGTCTCGATGTACTCGCGCCACGAGATGCTCGAGCTGATCGTGGCCGACGGCAAGGCGCGCGGCATCATCGCCCGCGACATGGTCACCGGCGAGATCGAGACCCACCTCGCCGACGTCGTGGTGCTCGCCTCCGGCGGCTACGGCAACGTGTTCTACCTGTCGACCAACGCGATGGGCTCCAACGTCACCGCCGCGTGGCGCGCGCACCGCAAGGGCGCCTACATGGCCAACCCCTGCTACACGCAGATCCACCCGACCTGCATCCCGGTCTCCGGCTCGCACCAGTCCAAGCTGACGCTGATGTCGGAGTCGCTGCGCAACGACGGCCGGATCTGGGTCCCGAAGAACCAGGCCGACTGCGAGAAGGACCCGCGCGAGATCCCCGAGGAGGACCGCGACTACTACCTGGAGCGGATCTACCCCTCCTTCGGCAACCTGGTCCCCCGCGACATCGCGTCGCGTGCGGCGAAGAACGTCTGCGACGAGGGTCGCGGCGTCGGCCCCGAGGTCGAGGGCGTGCGCCGCGGCGTCTACCTCGACTTCGCCGAGGCCACGGAGCGCCTGGGCAAGGACGCGGTTGCCGCGAAGTACGGCAACCTCTTCGACATGTACGCCCGGATCACCGGCGAGGACCCGTACTCGGTGCCGATGCGCATCTACCCCGCGGTCCACTACGTCATGGGCGGCCTGTGGGTCGACTACGACCTGCAGTCGACCATCCCGGGGCTCTTCGTCACCGGCGAGGCCAACTTCTCCGACCACGGCGCGAACCGCCTCGGCGCCTCGGCCCTGATGCAGGGCCTGGCCGACGGCTACTTCGTCCTGCCCCACACGATCCGCGACTACCTCGCCGACGGCCCGTTCGAGCCGATCGCCGAGGACCACCCGGCGGTCGTCGAGGCCCGCGAGTCCGTGCGCTCGCGCATCGACCACTTCCTGTCGGTCAACGGCACCCGCAGCGTCGACTCGTACCACCGCGAGCTCGGCAACATCATGTGGGAGTACTGCGGCATGGAGCGCTCGGAGGACGGCCTGAAGAAGGCGATCGACCTGATCCGCACGCTCAAGGACGACTTCTACCGCAACGTCAAGGTCCTCGGCGCCGCCGAGACCATGAACCAGTCGCTCGAGAAGGCCGGCCGGGTGGCCGACTTCATCGAGCTCGGCGAGCTGATGTGCATCGACGCGCTCAACCGGCGCGAGTCCTGCGGCGGCCACTTCCGGGCCGAGTCGCAGACCGAGGACGGCGAGGCGCTGCGCCACGACGACCAGTACGCCTACGTCGCCGCGTGGGAGTGGGCCGGCGCCGACGCCGCGCCGATCCTGCACAAGGAAGACCTCGTCTACACCGCCATCGAGATGAAGCAGCGGAGCTACAAGTGA
- a CDS encoding succinate dehydrogenase/fumarate reductase iron-sulfur subunit, with protein sequence MNLTLKIWRQPDAVTAGAIHTYQLADVSPDMSFLEMLDVLNEQLNEQGEEPVAFEHDCREGICGSCGLMINGEAHGPEVTTTCQLHMRSFSDGDTITIEPWRSDAFPVVKDLVVDRSAFDRIIQQGGYVSVNTGAAPEAHSVPVPKDDADRAFNVATCIGCGACVAACPNGSASLFMGAKITHLGLLPQGQPERDSRVVNMVAQHDAEGFGGCTNIGACTASCPKEIPLDVISQLNKDLRTAIRHGH encoded by the coding sequence ATGAACCTGACCCTGAAGATCTGGCGCCAGCCGGACGCCGTGACCGCCGGCGCGATCCACACCTACCAGCTCGCCGACGTGTCGCCCGACATGTCGTTCCTCGAGATGCTCGACGTGCTCAACGAGCAGCTCAACGAGCAGGGTGAGGAGCCGGTCGCCTTCGAGCACGACTGCCGCGAGGGCATCTGCGGCTCGTGCGGGCTGATGATCAACGGCGAGGCGCACGGCCCCGAGGTCACCACGACCTGCCAGCTGCACATGCGCTCGTTCTCCGACGGCGACACGATCACCATCGAGCCGTGGCGCTCGGACGCCTTCCCGGTGGTCAAGGACCTCGTCGTCGACCGCAGCGCCTTCGACCGGATCATCCAGCAGGGCGGCTACGTCTCGGTCAACACCGGCGCGGCCCCCGAGGCGCACTCGGTGCCGGTGCCCAAGGACGACGCGGACCGGGCGTTCAACGTCGCCACCTGCATCGGCTGCGGTGCCTGCGTCGCGGCGTGCCCCAACGGCTCCGCGTCGCTGTTCATGGGCGCCAAGATCACCCACCTCGGCCTGCTCCCCCAGGGCCAGCCCGAGCGCGACTCCCGCGTGGTCAACATGGTCGCCCAGCACGACGCCGAGGGCTTCGGCGGCTGCACCAACATCGGCGCCTGCACCGCCTCGTGCCCCAAGGAGATCCCGCTCGACGTGATCTCCCAGCTCAACAAGGACCTGCGCACCGCGATCCGCCACGGTCACTGA